The sequence CCGCGAGCCCTCCAGCATGCCGGCCGGGTAGGCCAGCCACACTGGATACCAGTACGACTCGATCTCGCGGGTGGCAGGCCAGCGAGAGCTTGCGCCGCCGTCAAAGTTCTCGAACGAAGGGGGATTAAGGAACAGCGTTTTCAATGGCATCGTCAGATTCTGCCTATACTAACACCCCGGCCCAGGAGCACGAAAGCTAATGCAAGCACAGGACTTAGGGAAAGAGTTCCGCTCCGTAGGATGGCAGATTTGCAGCCAACGGGGCAATAGATGCAGCGGGCGGAACAGCCTCAGTCCCAGAAGCGGCCTGACGGGTCCGACCCTCATCACAACGGCCATATTCGGGCACTTTTGGCTTGTTCGTTCTATCATAGGATAAGCATGAGCGACGGGGAGCAGCGAATCAGGGAGATCAAGGAACGGATGTCATGGTTCGAGAAGGCAGAAGCGAAATCACTTGCCTTGCTGCCGACCATTCCCGCAACCGCAGTGTACGTGGGACTCACGGGATGCGAACTTGACGTCGATTGCTTCGACGTTCTGCATGGAATTGCCGTCATACGCCGGGTAACAAATGCTCCTGGCATAGTTCATGTTTGTCGTGCCGCAGATTTGAAAAGGACTGATTATCTATCTGTGGCACGCTATTCCAGTGCCATTTCGAGCGAACTCGCTTTCGGCTTAGACGGCACCGACGATATTCGCCCCCTTCTAGAATCCGCGTGGCACACCGCGGCAATGATCAAGTTGCGTGGCCACACGACGCTCTGCTGCCCGTCATTTGCAACGCGGTCGTGGGACGCCCTTTGCGCCATTTCAGACAACAGTGTCACTTTCGGTATTCTCGACGATGTACCACGTCAAATTCGCGGAAACCGGGAAGCGAAGATAAGCGTTGGCGACCTCGAATGGGTCAGGAAGTACTGGGATGCGGCGCTCGATCTCCGTCGTACTGATGTGTCGCGGCGATTTGGTTTAGCGCTGAATCTTTCCTACACATGGAACCACACCTCAGACTTCCGAGTGGGACTGTTCAACCTTTGGGGTGGTCTTGAGGCTCTGTTCGCGGACAAGACTGACAGGCCGGTTACCCGGAGGGTTGTAGACAGAATTTGCGGATGGCTCTCGTCACTTACCCCACCCGATGTTGACAAGTCATACAACTTGCGCTGCGATGCCGTTCACGGTAGGCCATTCGCTGAAGCTGATTTGGTCGAGATTACCTGTTGGACTGATGAAATCCTCAGACAATCATTGATACATTGCATCGAGCAGCAGGAGGTTCCGCTGCCAGATTGGTCTTGACAGTCGAGGCCCCAGGAAATGGGGGAAATGGGCGAGTGGCCCACCCTTTCGTCCGCTTTGGCGCAGTTGGAGTATGGCTGCGCCGGCAGGCGCAGAATGAGAATAGCCCGGCAGTTCACTGCCGGGTAGGCTGTATCACCTGCGCGCAAAGTCCCGTAGGGACGACTGACGTAGAGCGGTGTTTCAACATCGCGAAGGCGCATCACCCGAACACGTACGCTTCGTCCCATTCGATCCCGTTCTTCTTCAAGAATGCCCGAAACTCGTCCTCGAAAGAGAACTTCTTGTGGTGCTCGGCCTGGGCATTGATGTAGGCGATTGTGTCCTCCACCTGTGATGCTCCCACCGTAAAGGCGCCGTACGCCTCCTGCCAATGCAGATCTTTGAACCCGTTCTCGTGGGCCCATTTCGAAGATCCGCCTTTGATGAATTGGATCGCCTTCGCAACCGCCATCCAGGACGGAATGGATAAAAGCAGATGAACGTGGTCTTCGATGCCGCCGATGGCAAGGGCGTGCATTCTGTTGGTGCGGGCGATGCCTCCCATGTACGGCCACAGATCGGCCTGATGCTCCGGGGTAATGGTTTTCTGCCGATGCTTGGTCGAGAACACGCAGTGAATGAGGAGGTTCGTGTAGGTGTGCGCCATGGGCGGGATTGTAGGCAGCGGGGCGTGCCCTGGACTAGGAATCGAGATTCCGCGATTCCCAACGATTCCCAATGTGGCACTAAAGTGCCCGACACCTCAGTCGTCCCTACGGGACTGGGTCGCAAACACCTCGCCTACCCGGCAGTGAACTGCCGGGCTACATTCATGCCGCCCTTCCCGGGCGGCTGACCCACACCACAAATCTGGAGCGACTTTTCTTATTTCAGACCACTGCTCCGTACAACGCTCCAACTCGCCCCGTTTCAGCCCCTTACAACCACTCCACTTATAGCTTTCAGCAATGTCAAGAACTTTTTTCGGCCGCCTGCAAGCTGCTGATTCCACTGTTCTTCCAATTCCAGACTCGCAGGTCATCAACTCGCGATTTGCTACTCTGGATGTAGCGGCCTTGGTCGCCCGCGCCCCTCGCGGAAGATCTTTGAAATCATCGCTCGCCGTGCCGTCCCCGACGGGACTGGCCTGCCTTTGGCCCATACCCAGGGCTCACGCCCTGGGCTAACGTATGCCATCCACTCCGCGGACTGGGCTTAACGCTGACCACTGGCCACTGACCAGCAACAACTCGACAACTCTCCGCCCGTAACTCCTTTAGACAACAACTCAGGTGGGAGGGGGAGGGGGTAGTTGTCGGGTAGCCTTTCTTTGTGTCCTTCGTGCGACCTTGGTGTCCATTGTGGTGAGTCTTTATTGGGCCGCCGACTGACGACTGGCGTGGCTCTGGTGCTATCCTCTGCACCTCTGGATTGGGGGACGGGTGGGCACCCGTTCAGGAGACCAGCCATGACCATCTTCGACCAGCAAGTGGAAGCGGTGCAGCGATGGTTCGCGAGTCCGCGGTTTGCGGGGATCGTGCGCCTGTACTCGGCGCGCGAGGTGGCGGAGCAGCAGGGCACCATCGCCAGCGACTGCACCGTGGCGCGCAAAGCGGCCGAGGAGTTCTATGCCCGCCTGCGCGAGCTGTTCTCCCAGCGCAAGTCGATCACGACCTTCGGTCCGTACTCGCCAGGGCAGGCCGTGACCATCAAGCGGATGGGCATCGAAGGTATCTACCTGGGCGGCTGGGCCACGTCCGCCAAAGGATCGTCGGCGGAGAATCCCGGCCCGGACCTGGCCAGCTATCCGCTGAGCCAGGTGCCGGACGAGGCGGCGGGCCTGGTGCGAGCGCTGCTGACGGCGGACAAGAACCAGCACTTCGCCCGCATGCGGATGAGCGTAGAGCAGCGCCGCGCGACCCCGGTGGTTGACTATCGACCGTTCATCATCGCCGACGCCGACACCGGCCACGGAGGGGACGCGCATGTGCGCAATCTGGTCCGCCGGT comes from Terriglobales bacterium and encodes:
- the tnpA gene encoding IS200/IS605 family transposase; this translates as MAHTYTNLLIHCVFSTKHRQKTITPEHQADLWPYMGGIARTNRMHALAIGGIEDHVHLLLSIPSWMAVAKAIQFIKGGSSKWAHENGFKDLHWQEAYGAFTVGASQVEDTIAYINAQAEHHKKFSFEDEFRAFLKKNGIEWDEAYVFG
- a CDS encoding isocitrate lyase produces the protein MTIFDQQVEAVQRWFASPRFAGIVRLYSAREVAEQQGTIASDCTVARKAAEEFYARLRELFSQRKSITTFGPYSPGQAVTIKRMGIEGIYLGGWATSAKGSSAENPGPDLASYPLSQVPDEAAGLVRALLTADKNQHFARMRMSVEQRRATPVVDYRPFIIADADTGHGGDAHVRNLVRRFVEVGVPGYHIEDQKPGTKKCGHQAGKVLVGQDEQIRR